One Pedomonas mirosovicensis genomic region harbors:
- a CDS encoding M20/M25/M40 family metallo-hydrolase translates to MRSIWQTGIAAAAVALQLLSAMPAAASVKGYRQANEHAILTELAGLLAIPNVASDRENIRRNADALVAMMEKRGLKPRLLESSDAKAPPVVYGEWRVAGAKRTIVLYAHYDGQPTDASQWTGSHPWKPVLRDKPLYAGGTVIPMPQPGEKIDPESRLYARSASDDKAGVMAILAAIDALKAEGRAPAANIKIVFEGEEEAGSPHLADILGRHKALLKSDGWVIFDGPAHQSGRVQVVFGARGIIGADITVYGANRPLHSGHYGNWAPNPAMELSRLLASMKDETGRVLIKGFYDDVEPLGEAERRAIAEAPQVDRELQAALGFGQPEGGGQSLLALISQPSLNIDGSKSAEVGGKARNIIPTTATATLDMRLVRGNDYRRQFDKLVAHVRAQGFYVTDREPTAEERARYPRVAQVALRDGYNAERADMDDPFARAVTDAVRHAGIGPIVNLPSMGGSLPLYVIRNTFDVPSIMVGIANHDNNQHAEDENLRLQNLWDGIEAAAGIMTMTF, encoded by the coding sequence ATGAGATCCATCTGGCAGACCGGTATCGCGGCTGCGGCAGTGGCACTTCAGCTTCTATCGGCCATGCCGGCGGCCGCTTCCGTGAAAGGCTATCGGCAGGCCAATGAGCACGCCATTCTGACCGAGCTGGCCGGGCTGCTCGCCATTCCCAATGTGGCATCCGACCGCGAGAACATCCGCCGCAATGCCGATGCCCTGGTCGCTATGATGGAGAAGCGCGGGCTGAAGCCGCGTCTGTTGGAATCATCCGATGCAAAGGCTCCGCCGGTGGTCTATGGCGAGTGGCGGGTTGCCGGCGCCAAGCGCACCATCGTGCTTTATGCCCACTATGATGGCCAACCCACCGATGCAAGCCAGTGGACTGGCAGCCATCCCTGGAAGCCGGTGCTGCGCGACAAGCCCCTCTACGCCGGGGGCACGGTTATCCCCATGCCGCAACCTGGCGAAAAGATCGATCCGGAAAGCCGCCTCTATGCCCGGTCGGCGTCCGACGACAAGGCGGGCGTAATGGCCATCCTTGCCGCCATCGATGCGCTGAAGGCGGAAGGGCGCGCGCCTGCCGCCAATATCAAGATCGTCTTCGAGGGCGAGGAGGAAGCGGGATCGCCCCACCTTGCCGATATTCTCGGCCGCCACAAGGCGCTGCTGAAGTCCGACGGCTGGGTGATCTTCGATGGACCGGCGCACCAATCGGGACGCGTGCAGGTGGTATTCGGCGCGCGGGGCATCATCGGGGCGGATATCACCGTTTATGGCGCGAACCGTCCCCTGCACAGCGGGCATTATGGCAACTGGGCGCCCAACCCGGCCATGGAGCTGTCGCGCCTCTTGGCCAGCATGAAGGATGAGACCGGCCGCGTGCTCATCAAGGGTTTCTATGATGACGTGGAGCCGCTGGGCGAGGCCGAGCGCCGCGCCATTGCCGAGGCTCCGCAGGTCGACCGGGAACTGCAGGCCGCGCTGGGCTTCGGCCAGCCGGAAGGCGGCGGCCAGAGCCTGCTGGCCCTCATCAGTCAGCCATCGCTCAACATCGACGGGTCCAAAAGCGCCGAGGTGGGCGGGAAGGCCCGCAACATCATTCCCACCACCGCCACGGCGACGCTCGACATGCGGCTGGTGCGGGGCAACGACTATCGCCGCCAGTTCGACAAGCTGGTGGCCCATGTGCGCGCCCAGGGCTTCTACGTGACCGACCGCGAGCCGACGGCGGAGGAGCGCGCGCGATATCCGCGCGTTGCCCAGGTCGCCTTGCGTGACGGCTACAATGCGGAGCGCGCGGACATGGACGATCCCTTCGCCCGCGCGGTGACAGATGCGGTGCGCCACGCCGGCATCGGCCCCATCGTAAATCTGCCGTCAATGGGCGGCAGCCTGCCGCTGTACGTTATCCGCAATACCTTCGACGTGCCGTCGATCATGGTCGGCATCGCCAACCACGATAACAACCAGCATGCCGAGGATGAAAACCTGCGATTGCAGAACCTGTGGGATGGCATCGAGGCCGCCGCCGGCATCATGACCATGACATTCTGA
- a CDS encoding CapA family protein: MFAITVAVAAPALALEEPSSIKPVPTTPMPGEFTFAAVGDLIYLRPMLATLETQSPDMMKLLRGADVTFGNFEMQAIDLAHFRGAPQAESGGTWLIADPRVVDDVKAMGFDVLSLANNHTTDWGVEGLAETEARLKAAGLISAGTGRTLQAARSPRYHDGSKGRVALVATSSTFTPMSRAADPIGEIPGRPGLNPLRVDRIALVSKSQLAVLGELAAQAPGRKTQQSEGTVRLLGAKYRAIEPYSGKITFSYEMDEQDLSGNLLAVRQGKQNSNFMVFAVHNHEPGNDSDVPADFAITLARRAIDEGADAYVGHGPHILRGIEIYKGKPIFYSLGNFAMMNNSLDALPRDMYEQYAVEPGSRTVPELLQARAEKTFADPRLYESVIAVSRYVDGRVAEIRLYPIDLGVNVQGAGRGVPRLADPTVGRRILERLQSLSKPFGTEILLKDGVGIIRIP, translated from the coding sequence ATGTTTGCCATCACAGTTGCCGTTGCGGCACCCGCATTGGCGCTGGAAGAGCCATCCTCTATCAAGCCGGTGCCGACCACGCCAATGCCGGGCGAATTTACCTTCGCGGCGGTGGGCGACCTCATCTACTTGCGTCCGATGCTGGCGACCCTTGAGACGCAGTCGCCTGATATGATGAAGCTGCTGCGCGGCGCGGATGTGACGTTCGGCAACTTTGAGATGCAGGCCATAGACTTGGCCCACTTTCGTGGCGCACCCCAGGCGGAGTCGGGCGGCACGTGGCTGATCGCCGACCCGCGCGTCGTGGACGACGTGAAGGCAATGGGCTTTGACGTCCTCAGCCTCGCCAACAACCATACAACGGACTGGGGCGTCGAAGGGCTGGCCGAGACGGAGGCGCGTCTCAAGGCCGCCGGGCTTATCTCTGCGGGAACCGGCCGCACGCTGCAGGCGGCCCGCAGCCCGCGATATCACGACGGCAGCAAGGGGCGGGTGGCGCTGGTTGCCACCAGTTCCACTTTCACGCCCATGTCCCGCGCGGCCGATCCGATTGGCGAAATTCCCGGCCGGCCGGGGCTCAACCCGCTGCGCGTTGACCGCATTGCCTTGGTCAGCAAATCGCAGCTTGCGGTGCTGGGCGAACTGGCCGCCCAGGCCCCTGGCCGCAAAACGCAGCAGTCGGAAGGGACCGTTCGTCTGCTGGGCGCGAAATATCGGGCGATCGAGCCCTACTCCGGCAAAATCACGTTCAGCTACGAGATGGACGAGCAGGACCTTTCGGGCAATCTGCTTGCAGTGCGGCAAGGCAAGCAGAACAGTAATTTTATGGTCTTTGCCGTTCACAACCATGAGCCGGGCAACGACAGCGATGTGCCGGCGGATTTTGCCATCACGCTGGCCCGACGTGCGATTGACGAGGGCGCCGATGCCTATGTGGGGCATGGGCCGCACATTTTGCGCGGCATCGAAATTTATAAGGGCAAGCCGATTTTCTACTCCCTCGGCAACTTTGCCATGATGAACAATTCCCTCGATGCCCTGCCGAGGGACATGTACGAGCAATACGCCGTGGAACCGGGCTCCAGGACCGTGCCCGAGCTGTTGCAGGCCCGGGCAGAGAAAACCTTCGCTGACCCGAGGCTCTACGAGTCCGTTATTGCCGTCAGCCGCTACGTGGACGGCCGGGTGGCCGAGATCCGGCTTTATCCCATAGACCTCGGCGTCAACGTTCAGGGAGCCGGGCGCGGCGTGCCAAGACTGGCCGATCCTACTGTGGGCCGCCGCATTCTTGAGCGGCTGCAATCCCTCTCCAAGCCCTTCGGGACGGAGATCCTCCTGAAAGACGGCGTCGGGATCATTCGTATCCCATAG
- a CDS encoding 2-dehydro-3-deoxy-6-phosphogalactonate aldolase codes for MDMMNEQLAVEAMAQAPVVAILRGIRPDEVVAVADALIEEGVTLIEVPLNSPDPIDSIARLARHAAGRALVGAGTVLNPADVDRVADAGGQIIVTPNTDAAVIRRALERGLVPMPGFLTPTEAFAAVAAGAKYIKLFPAGPLGLDYYKAIKAVLPASAQVLAVGGVGPANAQEWLAAGAAGLGIGSDIYRPGDTPDIVRAKARAIMAAVRG; via the coding sequence ATGGACATGATGAACGAGCAGCTGGCGGTCGAGGCGATGGCGCAGGCACCGGTGGTTGCCATCTTGCGGGGCATCCGGCCCGATGAGGTGGTGGCGGTGGCTGATGCGCTGATCGAAGAAGGCGTCACCCTCATCGAAGTGCCGCTCAACTCGCCCGATCCGATTGACAGCATCGCGCGGCTGGCGCGGCATGCGGCCGGGCGGGCGCTCGTTGGGGCGGGTACGGTGCTGAACCCGGCGGACGTGGATCGTGTGGCCGATGCAGGCGGGCAAATCATCGTCACGCCCAACACCGATGCCGCCGTCATCCGGCGCGCGCTCGAGCGGGGGCTGGTGCCCATGCCGGGTTTCCTGACGCCCACCGAAGCCTTCGCCGCCGTGGCTGCCGGCGCAAAGTACATCAAGCTGTTTCCCGCTGGGCCGCTCGGCCTTGACTATTACAAGGCCATCAAGGCCGTGTTGCCGGCCTCGGCCCAGGTGCTGGCCGTAGGCGGCGTCGGCCCGGCCAACGCGCAGGAGTGGCTGGCGGCGGGCGCGGCCGGTCTCGGCATCGGCAGCGATATCTACCGCCCAGGTGACACGCCGGATATCGTGCGCGCCAAGGCCCGCGCCATCATGGCCGCCGTCCGCGGATAA
- a CDS encoding PAS domain-containing protein, with protein sequence MTRDADSLATEVADRRIKALERENAQLRALLAAQAAQSSGAQASALQGWHESAAMADANTGVAEAITFRRLRHLVDSLPFLIAYIDADLRYRYINATYERWFGQPREKIIGQTVEDLLGTPHFMARREQLEAALRGEYQRFTLITPTARGLTSDLELEYLPCRNAKGAVEGLYVLAIDVSDRKRAERALLNSEIRQHAITEATPDCIKLVSADGRLLHMNPAGLSMLEAPDLDSVRGTDILDAIAPEWREEWHRKHNRVIAGERLSWQFEILSLTGNRRFMETHAVPLQMPDGTVAHLAVTRDISQQRQAEAKLQDQSRILETVNRTGKALAAELDLERVVQMVTDAGVELTGAQLGAFFYHVLDDKGSKCMLFTLSGADPETFKEMGIPRNTHVLSPTFNGEAVVRSHDITRDPRFGRNAPHQGMPEGHLPVRSYLAVPVISRSGEVLGGLFFGHPEPGRFTEQHEQLMVAIASQASVALDNARLYQAAQRELAERRRVEEALRSSEAALRKLNRELEQRVSERTAELDNMWRLSQDVFLVITPKGIIRAINPAVTRLLGYKPEDMVGRSFRPYVHPDDLGRSLELLAIAAITRPESDLEVRLRAADGTWRWFAWTAGPGEGLIYAVGRDITGEKAREAELAQMQETLRQSQKLEAIGQLTGGVAHDFNNLLTVIRSSADLLQRQNLTEDRRKRYIDAIAETADRAAKLTSQLLAFSRRQALRPEVFEVGERLSRITEMLHSAVGERVTVITNPGPGNCHVEADATQFETAIINMAANARDAMNGEGTITITVAPRQSVPNPNLCPPLEGPCVALSIADTGCGIAPEHLGRIFEPFFTTKEVGKGTGLGLSQVYGFAKQSGGELDVESEPGKGTTFTVYLPRIEKRDEAEAPDQSPRRHQMLARPYRVLLVEDDIQVGEFARLILTDLGYRSEWMLDPQSALELLEQQREQFDIVLSDVVMPGMNGIEFAQLLQSRYPDLPVVLTSGYSQVLVEEGNLGFELLKKPYTSERLTEVLSKALSK encoded by the coding sequence ATGACCCGGGACGCGGATTCCTTGGCGACCGAAGTCGCAGATCGGCGCATTAAGGCGCTTGAGCGCGAGAACGCGCAGTTGCGGGCGCTGCTGGCGGCACAGGCCGCCCAATCGAGCGGCGCGCAGGCAAGCGCCCTGCAAGGCTGGCACGAGTCCGCCGCGATGGCGGATGCGAACACCGGCGTTGCGGAAGCCATCACGTTCCGGCGCCTGCGCCACCTTGTCGATTCCCTTCCGTTCCTGATCGCCTACATCGATGCCGACCTGCGCTATCGCTATATCAACGCCACCTACGAGCGCTGGTTTGGGCAGCCCAGGGAGAAAATCATCGGCCAAACGGTTGAGGACCTGCTGGGCACGCCGCACTTCATGGCCAGGCGCGAGCAACTCGAGGCGGCGCTGCGCGGCGAGTATCAGCGGTTTACCCTCATCACGCCCACGGCCCGTGGCCTGACTTCGGACCTGGAGCTTGAATATCTTCCCTGCCGCAACGCAAAAGGGGCTGTGGAGGGGCTGTATGTCCTGGCCATAGACGTCTCTGACCGGAAGCGCGCGGAGAGGGCCCTTCTGAACAGCGAGATCCGGCAGCACGCCATCACCGAGGCAACGCCGGACTGCATCAAGCTCGTCAGCGCGGATGGCCGGCTGCTGCATATGAACCCGGCCGGACTTTCCATGCTGGAGGCGCCCGACCTCGATAGCGTGCGCGGCACCGATATTCTGGATGCCATTGCCCCCGAATGGCGCGAGGAATGGCATCGCAAGCATAACCGGGTTATCGCCGGGGAAAGGCTTAGCTGGCAGTTCGAAATCCTGAGCCTGACCGGCAACCGCCGGTTCATGGAAACCCATGCCGTGCCGCTCCAGATGCCCGATGGCACGGTGGCGCACCTTGCGGTGACGCGCGACATCTCGCAGCAACGGCAGGCCGAAGCCAAGCTGCAGGATCAGAGCCGCATCCTCGAGACCGTAAACCGCACCGGCAAGGCGCTGGCGGCGGAGCTTGACCTTGAGCGCGTGGTCCAGATGGTGACCGACGCCGGCGTTGAACTGACCGGGGCCCAGCTCGGCGCCTTCTTCTATCATGTTCTCGACGACAAGGGCAGCAAGTGCATGCTCTTCACGTTGTCAGGCGCGGATCCCGAAACCTTCAAGGAGATGGGAATACCGCGAAACACCCACGTGCTCAGCCCCACCTTCAACGGTGAAGCCGTGGTGCGCTCTCACGACATTACCCGCGATCCTCGCTTTGGCCGCAACGCCCCGCACCAGGGGATGCCGGAAGGGCATCTGCCGGTCCGCAGCTATCTGGCGGTGCCGGTGATCTCGCGCTCGGGCGAGGTGCTGGGCGGGCTGTTCTTTGGCCATCCAGAGCCGGGGCGCTTCACGGAGCAGCACGAGCAGCTGATGGTTGCCATCGCCAGCCAGGCCTCGGTCGCGCTCGACAATGCCCGGCTTTACCAGGCGGCGCAGCGGGAACTCGCCGAGCGCCGGCGCGTCGAGGAGGCCCTGCGTAGCAGTGAAGCCGCCCTGCGGAAGCTCAATCGCGAACTCGAACAACGCGTATCGGAGCGTACTGCCGAGCTCGATAACATGTGGCGCCTGAGCCAGGATGTTTTCCTGGTCATCACCCCAAAGGGCATTATTCGGGCCATCAACCCCGCCGTGACCCGCCTGCTCGGATACAAGCCGGAGGATATGGTCGGCCGGAGCTTCCGACCCTATGTGCATCCAGATGACCTGGGACGCTCCCTCGAGTTGCTGGCCATTGCCGCCATCACCCGGCCAGAGAGTGATCTGGAGGTCCGGTTGCGGGCGGCCGACGGCACGTGGCGCTGGTTCGCCTGGACGGCCGGCCCTGGCGAGGGACTGATTTATGCGGTGGGGCGGGACATCACGGGCGAGAAGGCGCGCGAGGCCGAACTGGCGCAAATGCAGGAAACTCTCCGCCAGTCCCAGAAGCTGGAGGCCATCGGCCAATTGACCGGCGGCGTTGCCCACGATTTCAATAATCTGCTCACCGTCATCCGGTCTTCCGCCGACCTGTTGCAACGCCAGAACCTAACGGAAGACAGGCGGAAGCGCTATATCGATGCCATCGCCGAGACGGCCGATCGCGCCGCCAAACTGACCAGCCAGCTGCTGGCCTTCTCACGGCGGCAGGCGCTGAGGCCCGAGGTGTTTGAAGTCGGCGAACGCCTGAGCCGGATTACGGAGATGCTCCATTCCGCCGTCGGGGAGCGCGTGACCGTCATCACGAATCCCGGGCCCGGCAACTGCCATGTGGAAGCGGATGCAACCCAGTTCGAGACGGCAATCATCAACATGGCCGCCAACGCCCGCGATGCGATGAACGGCGAAGGCACGATCACGATTACCGTTGCTCCCCGCCAATCGGTGCCCAACCCGAACCTTTGCCCGCCTCTTGAGGGCCCGTGCGTCGCCCTGTCCATCGCCGATACCGGCTGCGGCATCGCGCCCGAACACCTGGGGCGGATTTTCGAGCCCTTCTTCACCACCAAGGAAGTGGGCAAGGGCACGGGGCTGGGACTGTCGCAAGTGTACGGCTTCGCCAAACAGTCAGGCGGCGAGCTGGATGTAGAGAGCGAGCCGGGGAAAGGCACGACGTTTACCGTCTACCTGCCGCGGATTGAAAAGCGCGATGAGGCTGAGGCTCCGGACCAATCACCCCGGCGACACCAAATGCTGGCGCGGCCGTACCGGGTCCTGCTGGTGGAAGATGATATTCAGGTAGGCGAATTTGCGCGCCTCATCCTTACCGATCTCGGCTATCGATCAGAGTGGATGCTTGATCCGCAGTCAGCGCTCGAACTTTTGGAACAGCAGCGGGAGCAATTTGATATCGTGCTCTCAGATGTTGTCATGCCGGGCATGAACGGCATTGAGTTTGCCCAGCTGCTGCAAAGCCGCTACCCGGACCTTCCGGTGGTTCTCACCAGCGGCTACAGCCAGGTTCTGGTGGAAGAAGGCAATCTCGGCTTCGAGCTGCTCAAGAAACCGTACACATCGGAGCGGCTGACCGAGGTTTTGAGCAAGGCCTTGAGCAAATAA
- a CDS encoding PepSY-associated TM helix domain-containing protein, whose protein sequence is MHAPARPAAPLTAPARTAAGAGLRGLVVRLHRYFGLAIALFLVLAGLTGSLLVFQTELDAALNPRLFQIEATGPSLSPQDLADRIEAADPRVRARWIPLESEPSRAADVWVEWKVNPATGTLYPAEYNQVFINPVTGEIQGRRTYGAPSLARENLIPFLHTLHSNLYLPGRLGAFLLGTVAILWAIDSLFGFYLTLPKGGPFWRKWGKSWQLKPNASTERRTLDIHRAGGLWLWPVLFVMAVSGVALTLEHEVFEPVVNSVSPVSEPRYLQRPMAPPEKPIEARLSFNEALARATLAARAAGIHELTSGLYNAAELGVYGVGFGTEAGPGIGASWVFVDSRTGETIDVVAATGGTAGDIFMRMQLALHSGTIAGLPTKILAAAAGVLTATLSVTGVILWARKRRARRIRALRAALA, encoded by the coding sequence ATGCACGCCCCCGCGCGCCCTGCTGCCCCCCTCACCGCTCCCGCCCGTACGGCGGCGGGCGCGGGGCTGCGCGGGCTCGTGGTGCGGCTGCACCGCTACTTCGGCCTCGCAATCGCGCTGTTTCTGGTGCTTGCCGGATTGACCGGCAGCCTCCTCGTCTTCCAGACCGAGCTGGACGCGGCGCTCAACCCCCGGCTGTTCCAGATCGAGGCAACCGGGCCGTCCCTCTCCCCACAGGATCTGGCGGACCGGATCGAGGCGGCCGACCCGCGCGTGCGGGCGCGCTGGATTCCGCTTGAATCCGAGCCCAGCCGCGCCGCCGACGTGTGGGTTGAGTGGAAGGTGAACCCGGCAACGGGCACGCTTTACCCGGCCGAATACAACCAGGTCTTCATCAATCCGGTAACCGGCGAGATTCAGGGGCGGCGGACCTATGGCGCACCCAGCCTTGCGCGGGAGAACCTCATCCCGTTCCTCCACACGCTGCACAGCAACCTCTACCTGCCGGGGCGGCTGGGCGCGTTCCTCCTCGGAACGGTCGCCATTCTGTGGGCGATCGACAGCCTGTTCGGCTTTTACCTCACCCTGCCCAAAGGCGGCCCGTTCTGGCGGAAGTGGGGCAAGAGCTGGCAACTGAAGCCCAACGCCTCGACCGAACGACGCACGCTCGACATCCACCGGGCGGGCGGCCTGTGGCTGTGGCCGGTGCTGTTCGTCATGGCCGTCAGCGGCGTTGCCCTCACCCTGGAGCACGAGGTGTTCGAGCCGGTGGTGAACAGCGTCTCACCCGTCAGCGAGCCGCGCTATCTGCAACGCCCCATGGCCCCGCCGGAAAAGCCCATCGAGGCTCGCCTCAGCTTCAACGAGGCCTTAGCCCGCGCCACGCTTGCGGCCCGCGCCGCCGGTATCCATGAGCTCACCTCCGGCCTCTACAACGCGGCGGAGCTGGGCGTTTACGGCGTTGGCTTCGGGACAGAGGCGGGCCCCGGCATCGGCGCGTCGTGGGTGTTCGTGGACAGCCGCACGGGTGAGACCATTGATGTGGTCGCCGCGACCGGCGGCACGGCAGGCGACATTTTCATGCGGATGCAGTTGGCGCTGCACAGCGGCACCATTGCGGGCCTGCCCACTAAAATTCTGGCAGCAGCCGCGGGCGTGCTGACGGCAACCCTCTCCGTCACCGGCGTCATTCTCTGGGCGCGCAAGCGTCGCGCCCGCCGCATCCGGGCGCTGCGGGCTGCCCTTGCCTGA
- a CDS encoding I78 family peptidase inhibitor, which produces MTMERFGLMSAPMLLGAVLLSACAAQTADTSGAGAAAPEATTAPALSSSCDAEKVQDIVGQAYSDALAENARKASGATTLRIIRPGQAVTMDFRQDRLNLELDAEEKIVRARCG; this is translated from the coding sequence ATGACGATGGAGCGGTTTGGACTGATGAGCGCCCCGATGCTGCTGGGGGCCGTGTTGCTGAGCGCCTGCGCGGCGCAGACGGCCGACACCTCCGGCGCGGGCGCGGCAGCGCCCGAGGCTACGACCGCCCCAGCCCTGTCCAGCAGCTGCGATGCGGAGAAGGTGCAGGACATCGTGGGCCAAGCCTATTCGGACGCCCTTGCCGAAAACGCCCGCAAGGCGAGCGGCGCAACCACCCTCCGCATCATCCGGCCGGGGCAGGCCGTCACCATGGATTTCCGCCAGGACCGGCTGAACCTGGAGCTGGACGCTGAAGAGAAGATCGTGCGCGCCCGCTGCGGCTGA
- a CDS encoding TonB-dependent siderophore receptor has protein sequence MGRSVFIESNPGLARLSLRAAILGAAALAGTPAIAAEARNAAMPDLVVTAPNYVPSGSLTATKTTAPLIETPQSVSVVTRDQIDLLNFIDVQQAVRYTAGIVGENYGPDLRFDFLTLRGFIPVQYIDGLQAPVSATIANVGVDLYGFESVDVLKGPASVLYGTTPPGGIYNLTSRRPSAEFGGEVAVKYGTDDYKQAAGTITGALTDGVTARLTGLYRDRDSQTDFVTAERAYAAPAVSIALGPDTTLTGLGYYQYDRTEGDPNGFLPVLGVLEDNPLGRISRGTNLGEPDLNFYRREQFAAGYELVHRFSDALSFTQNARWTEYHEDMRTIYATGLAADNRTVSRADYPFKDDVNQFAIDSRLDGRFSTGPIEHRLLAGLDYRNYREASAFGFAATTPIDLFDPVYGTAPVEAPALSPWTDQRLKQTGLYVQDQAKLGGFILTLSGRQDWSRRTDYLSPDAPTDKDDKFTYRVGGTYLFDTGIAPYVSYATSFQPVVGADASGQAFDPSEGKQWEAGVKYDGRTLSPGVKLFATAAVYKITQTNVVTTDPNNANFSVQTGEVEVKGFELEAVARIHDQLSINGSYTYADTEVTESNGPDLGARLVGQPKHKLSLFVDYTLQQGPLAGFGVGVGGRYLSNSPGSLPSAFAPTVYYTPSTTLFDAIIHYDTADWRFALNGSNIFDKRYAGRCTGPVGCFFGQSRQVIATVTRKF, from the coding sequence ATGGGCCGTTCTGTCTTCATCGAATCCAATCCGGGCTTGGCCCGCCTTTCCCTGCGCGCTGCCATTCTCGGCGCTGCCGCCCTTGCCGGTACGCCGGCCATTGCCGCCGAGGCCCGGAACGCAGCCATGCCAGACCTGGTGGTCACCGCTCCCAACTACGTGCCCTCGGGCAGCTTGACCGCCACCAAGACCACCGCGCCGCTCATTGAGACGCCGCAGTCCGTCTCGGTGGTGACGCGGGACCAGATCGACCTCCTCAACTTCATCGATGTACAGCAGGCGGTGCGCTACACCGCAGGTATCGTCGGCGAGAACTATGGCCCGGACCTGCGGTTTGATTTCCTGACGCTGCGCGGGTTCATTCCGGTGCAGTACATCGATGGACTGCAGGCCCCGGTCAGCGCCACCATCGCCAACGTGGGCGTCGACCTCTACGGCTTCGAGTCGGTGGACGTTCTCAAGGGCCCGGCCTCCGTGCTTTACGGCACCACGCCGCCGGGCGGCATCTACAACCTGACCAGCCGCCGTCCCTCCGCCGAATTCGGCGGCGAGGTGGCGGTGAAATACGGCACCGATGATTACAAGCAGGCGGCGGGCACCATCACCGGTGCGCTGACGGATGGCGTCACCGCCCGCCTGACCGGCCTCTACCGCGACCGGGACAGCCAGACCGACTTCGTGACCGCCGAGCGGGCCTATGCGGCCCCGGCCGTCAGCATCGCGCTGGGCCCCGACACGACCCTCACCGGCCTTGGCTACTACCAGTACGACCGCACGGAAGGGGATCCCAACGGCTTCCTGCCCGTGCTCGGCGTGCTGGAGGACAATCCGTTGGGCCGGATCAGCCGGGGCACCAACCTGGGCGAGCCGGACCTCAACTTCTATCGCCGCGAGCAGTTTGCGGCCGGATACGAACTGGTGCACCGCTTCAGCGATGCGCTCAGCTTCACCCAGAACGCCCGCTGGACCGAGTATCACGAGGACATGCGAACCATCTACGCAACGGGCCTCGCCGCGGACAACCGGACGGTCTCCCGCGCCGACTATCCGTTCAAGGATGATGTGAACCAGTTCGCCATCGACAGCCGCCTCGACGGCCGGTTCAGCACCGGGCCGATCGAGCACCGCCTGCTGGCGGGGCTGGACTATCGCAATTACCGCGAGGCCTCCGCCTTCGGCTTTGCCGCCACCACGCCGATCGACCTGTTCGACCCGGTTTACGGCACCGCACCCGTCGAAGCCCCGGCCCTCTCCCCCTGGACCGATCAGCGGCTGAAGCAGACCGGCCTTTACGTGCAGGATCAGGCGAAGCTTGGCGGCTTCATCCTCACCCTTTCCGGCCGGCAGGACTGGAGCCGCCGCACCGATTACCTCTCCCCGGATGCGCCGACCGACAAAGACGACAAGTTCACCTATCGGGTGGGCGGCACCTACCTGTTCGACACCGGCATCGCGCCCTATGTGAGCTACGCAACCTCCTTCCAGCCGGTGGTGGGGGCCGATGCAAGCGGGCAGGCGTTCGACCCCTCCGAGGGCAAGCAGTGGGAGGCGGGCGTGAAGTATGACGGCCGCACGCTCAGCCCCGGCGTGAAGCTGTTCGCCACCGCCGCCGTCTACAAGATCACGCAGACCAACGTGGTCACGACCGATCCCAACAATGCGAACTTCAGCGTCCAGACCGGCGAGGTGGAGGTGAAGGGCTTCGAGCTGGAAGCCGTCGCTCGCATCCACGATCAACTCAGCATCAACGGCTCCTACACCTACGCCGATACGGAAGTGACCGAGAGCAACGGCCCGGACCTCGGTGCGCGCCTCGTCGGCCAGCCCAAGCACAAGCTGTCGCTGTTCGTCGACTACACCTTGCAGCAGGGCCCGCTGGCGGGCTTTGGCGTTGGTGTTGGCGGCCGCTACCTCAGCAACAGCCCCGGCAGCCTGCCGAGCGCCTTCGCGCCGACGGTCTACTACACGCCGTCCACCACCCTGTTCGATGCGATCATCCACTACGACACGGCCGACTGGCGCTTCGCCCTCAACGGCAGCAACATCTTTGACAAACGCTACGCCGGGCGCTGCACCGGTCCGGTGGGCTGCTTCTTCGGCCAGAGCCGCCAGGTGATCGCAACTGTGACCCGCAAGTTCTAG